One segment of Deltaproteobacteria bacterium DNA contains the following:
- the amrA gene encoding AmmeMemoRadiSam system protein A, whose amino-acid sequence MTFSRSQQEALLASARAAIEAELDQRALTPPSEAERERLSERCGVFVTVRNSGRLRGCRGILDAHGPLWEIVPEIARLSAFDDPRFAPYRPDELEGLELDISLLHGRRVVEEPDRPGAIVLGRDGLLLTHHGHRGFLLPQVATEHGYDLPTFLDRLCNKAGLPDGAWRDPGARIEAFEVEHFDG is encoded by the coding sequence ATGACCTTCTCCCGCAGCCAGCAAGAGGCCCTCCTCGCCAGCGCCCGCGCCGCCATCGAGGCCGAGCTGGATCAGCGCGCGCTCACGCCGCCGAGCGAGGCGGAGCGCGAGCGGCTCTCCGAGCGCTGCGGGGTCTTCGTGACGGTGCGCAACTCGGGGCGCCTGCGGGGCTGCCGGGGCATCCTCGATGCCCATGGCCCCCTGTGGGAGATCGTTCCGGAGATCGCTCGCCTCTCCGCCTTCGACGACCCCCGCTTCGCGCCCTATCGTCCCGACGAGCTCGAGGGCCTCGAGCTCGACATCTCCCTCCTCCACGGCCGGCGCGTGGTGGAGGAGCCGGATCGTCCGGGCGCCATCGTCCTCGGGAGGGATGGCCTCCTCCTCACCCACCACGGGCACCGGGGCTTCCTGCTGCCTCAGGTCGCCACCGAGCACGGCTACGACCTGCCGACCTTCCTCGATCGCCTCTGCAACAAGGCCGGCCTGCCCGACGGCGCCTGGAGGGATCCCGGCGCTCGCATCGAGGCCTTCGAGGTGGAACACTTCGACGGCTAG
- a CDS encoding homocysteine S-methyltransferase family protein has protein sequence MPRFDDRELILLDGAMGTALEASGLALPAPDWSAHAVLHHPQAVRELHLAYARAGAEVLTACTFRTTFRALGEGWEEVAHRAVELAREAAASVDHEVRVAGSIAPLEDCWRPDLSPPDPGPEHRALAGVLADAGVDLLLCETFTHVGEGHSAARAAASTGLPVWLSFSAGPSGDLLDFDDLVDAFDNANLTGADALLLNCVPLAVVEAVYPLLGEFGLPWGVYPNAGAVQEGHAGPPLDPATFARVAQRWVEAGASIVGGCCGTTPAHLEALAARLAGRR, from the coding sequence ATGCCGCGCTTCGACGACCGGGAGCTGATCCTCCTCGACGGCGCCATGGGCACCGCCCTCGAGGCCTCCGGCCTCGCGCTGCCGGCCCCCGACTGGAGCGCGCACGCCGTCCTCCACCACCCGCAGGCGGTGCGTGAGCTCCACCTCGCCTACGCCCGCGCCGGGGCCGAGGTGCTCACCGCCTGCACCTTCCGCACGACCTTCCGAGCCCTCGGTGAGGGCTGGGAGGAGGTCGCCCACCGCGCGGTGGAGCTCGCCCGGGAGGCCGCCGCGAGCGTGGACCACGAGGTACGGGTGGCGGGCTCCATCGCGCCCCTCGAGGACTGCTGGCGCCCCGATCTCTCCCCTCCGGATCCCGGCCCCGAGCACCGCGCCCTGGCGGGGGTGCTCGCCGACGCGGGGGTGGACCTCCTACTCTGCGAGACCTTCACCCACGTGGGCGAGGGGCACAGCGCCGCCCGGGCCGCGGCGAGCACCGGCCTGCCGGTCTGGCTCTCCTTCAGCGCGGGCCCCTCGGGCGACCTGCTCGACTTCGACGATCTCGTGGACGCCTTCGACAACGCCAACCTCACCGGCGCCGACGCGCTGCTGCTCAACTGCGTTCCGCTGGCGGTGGTCGAGGCGGTCTACCCGCTCCTGGGTGAGTTCGGGCTCCCCTGGGGGGTCTACCCGAACGCGGGGGCGGTCCAGGAGGGGCACGCGGGGCCGCCCCTGGACCCCGCCACCTTCGCCCGGGTGGCGCAGCGCTGGGTCGAGGCGGGGGCGAGCATCGTGGGGGGGTGCTGCGGCACCACCCCCGCTCACCTCGAGGCGCTCGCCGCCCGCCTGGCCGGCCGCCGGTAG
- a CDS encoding phosphatase PAP2 family protein, whose product MGSEKRGLWVRLTTPWGTPPPERYDWRERIFWLVVAVSYYLFGWFVVGKLVAWRGVFYDLSLPIDHRIPLWVGFSWGYASIFGLIALIILLVRDREIFLKAARGFLIQSSIAFVVFILVPVRMVGRPDELAGRMEGVSAALTAFFYSVDPPLNLFPSMHLCLGVFSGLVLIEDRPALRWPVYAVILWIALSVLFVRQHYLLDAVAGTAMALFFRWWLYRRPARRAASASR is encoded by the coding sequence ATGGGGAGCGAGAAGCGGGGCCTCTGGGTCCGACTCACGACACCCTGGGGCACCCCACCTCCCGAGCGCTACGACTGGCGCGAGCGCATCTTCTGGCTGGTCGTCGCCGTGAGCTACTACCTCTTCGGCTGGTTCGTGGTGGGCAAGCTGGTGGCCTGGCGCGGGGTCTTCTACGACCTCTCCCTCCCCATCGATCACCGGATCCCGCTCTGGGTCGGCTTCTCCTGGGGCTACGCCTCGATCTTCGGCCTCATCGCCCTCATCATCCTCCTGGTCCGGGATCGAGAGATCTTCCTGAAGGCGGCGCGGGGCTTCCTGATCCAGTCCTCGATCGCCTTCGTCGTCTTCATCCTGGTGCCGGTGAGGATGGTCGGCCGGCCCGACGAGCTCGCCGGGAGGATGGAGGGGGTGAGCGCGGCGCTCACGGCCTTCTTCTACTCGGTGGACCCGCCGCTGAACCTCTTCCCCTCGATGCACCTCTGCCTCGGGGTCTTCTCCGGCCTGGTCCTCATCGAGGACCGGCCCGCCCTGCGCTGGCCGGTCTACGCCGTGATCCTCTGGATCGCCCTCTCGGTCCTCTTCGTGCGTCAGCACTACCTCCTCGACGCGGTGGCCGGGACGGCCATGGCGCTCTTCTTCCGCTGGTGGCTCTACCGGCGGCCGGCCAGGCGGGCGGCGAGCGCCTCGAGGTGA
- a CDS encoding OmpA family protein, with product MKRFMGTIVVAGILATGCVSQKKYDALQAQLDATTRAMQTQIDDRDARIVDAEQALAGERQKVDQLNRRIEELGRRLTKAEADRVTLEQERAGLQEQLAETVRDKSKLKGSIEEMKEALADLKARKAAAEARIAEFRSLLDRFKPLIDTGKLKVKMVDGRMVVAMATDVLFTSGSAALSQEGKDAIVEVAGLLAAMEGRRFQIEGHTDDVPIRTAKFNSNWELASARATNVVKAMIDGGLPPQRVSAASFGEYKPTASNETKEDRGLNRRIEIVLVPDLDSLPGFDELKRMSEAGGDS from the coding sequence ATGAAGCGTTTCATGGGAACCATCGTGGTGGCGGGCATCCTCGCGACCGGCTGCGTGAGCCAGAAGAAGTACGACGCCCTCCAGGCGCAGCTCGACGCCACCACCCGGGCGATGCAGACCCAGATCGACGACCGCGACGCCCGGATCGTCGACGCCGAGCAGGCCCTGGCCGGTGAGCGGCAGAAGGTCGACCAGCTCAACCGCCGCATCGAGGAGCTCGGCCGCCGCCTCACCAAGGCCGAGGCCGATCGCGTCACCCTCGAGCAGGAGCGCGCCGGCCTGCAGGAGCAGCTGGCCGAGACCGTGCGGGACAAGTCGAAGCTCAAGGGCTCCATCGAGGAGATGAAGGAGGCGCTGGCGGATCTGAAGGCCCGTAAGGCCGCCGCCGAGGCGCGGATCGCCGAGTTCCGCAGCCTCCTCGATCGCTTCAAGCCCCTCATCGACACCGGAAAGCTCAAGGTGAAGATGGTCGACGGCCGGATGGTCGTGGCCATGGCCACCGACGTGCTCTTCACCTCCGGCTCCGCCGCCCTCTCCCAGGAGGGCAAGGACGCCATCGTGGAGGTCGCCGGCCTCCTGGCCGCCATGGAGGGCCGCCGCTTCCAGATCGAGGGCCACACCGACGACGTCCCGATCCGCACCGCCAAGTTCAACTCCAACTGGGAGCTCGCGTCGGCCCGGGCCACCAACGTGGTCAAGGCGATGATCGACGGCGGCCTGCCCCCGCAGCGGGTCTCGGCGGCGAGCTTCGGCGAGTACAAGCCCACGGCCTCCAACGAGACGAAGGAGGACCGCGGCCTCAACCGCCGCATCGAGATCGTGCTGGTGCCGGACCTCGACAGCCTGCCGGGCTTCGACGAGCTGAAGCGGATGAGCGAGGCGGGCGGCGACAGCTAG